The Xyrauchen texanus isolate HMW12.3.18 chromosome 17, RBS_HiC_50CHRs, whole genome shotgun sequence DNA window TAGGAACAAACGGCTGAAAGTGTATGAAATGCAGCAGGGTGTGGCCATTGGCAAAAGTTTATTTCATATTATGTATGATCTGTTTCCTTTTTTGAGACACAAGGTTGTTTTCGTCCACAAGAGAGCGCATGGAGGCTCAAAAAGCTTAATTGTCCTTTGAACGGCATTCAAATCTATAGATGTTTTTTTGTCTTAGTGGAGtaatttttaaaatacaattatttttgttcAAACCTTTGAATTAAAAAGATTCGTAAAATGACATACAAATTTAAATCTACTACAgcaatttttataaaattattaagtaAACTGTAATAGCATGAAATGTATACCGACAACGATTGGTCAATTCTTACATCGCTTTGAAAAGTAACAGATACCACGTGACAACAATGATTACGTGTTAGGTCAGTAGATGTCTGGGTAATTATTTTTACCTTATACTCATGATACTGAGAAAATGGTAAAAGCCATTTAGTTGAAACGGCATTGTGAATGTTTTAAACAGAAGGATTGTTATTTAAACCCGCTGTGTCTGACCAATTAACGGACAACGTATGAGCCGCAAAGTCACGCCTATTTTAAACACCCTGTTTTAGGAAACTTGCCGTGCTTCGCAAAAGTTATATCTGTGTGTGCACTATcttcttaactgtttcatttaaaatttgtGGTCAGTTTTATTTTATAGCTTCGTTGAAGTGaaaatattacatgtttaaagAACACACTCTGCTGGAAAAAGCCAGACAGCCTGTAATGAAGACTCACTTCCactccccaaacacacacacacacacacacacacacacacacatacagcagcaACAAAGTTTTAGAAAGAAAGTTAAAAACTGTTTGataccaaaaaaatatttattatggtTCCACAgtagtaacaataactgtagACTTTAACTGTAGATATTTTGAGTCTTCAAAACAATAATAGCCAAtgcatttgtaaaaacaaaaataacttgaacatttttgtattttaaacagcACTTTCGTTCCCATAAAAAACCCAgacttgctgctgctgctgctgctgctgctgctgttgttgttgttgctgttgtttttttagacACTTTCATCAGCTTCACTTCTATTGCCCTTTGATGTCCATTGACTCTTTATAGGTTCTGTACATTTGTTCATCAAACTcttaaaaacaaatttcaaatgaGCATGCATGCATACAAACACATAAAGGTCAACTTAACTGACCCTCAATTAcagtaataaaatgttattatgaTATGACACAAATATAGTCTTCACCTCCCACTAGTGCCACTGGTGGAAATAAATGTGTcatctaataaaaaaaagacatggaAAAAGCAGTGAAACCAGTGTAGTGTGTTAATTTTaggaaatattataattgtaatttattatcCACAATCCTAATTGTTTGTTCCACAAAGTTCAAAGTGCATTTCTTTAATAGTAACAATTAATTGAAGGTAAATGgatcaatgtgtttttttttttaataatttaagttTCAATGTTAACTGTTCATTTTTGCCACCTAGCAAGACAATAATGTTGTCTTATACTATAGATGTTCCAGTGTAATGACTGGATTTTATTACTCAGTTTCATTTTGTTCAAATTCGATTGGACAACAAAATGAGCTTTACATCATTATACTCACCAACAGGTAAAAACTTGACATTGGCATATATTGGTGTGCCATTGGCTTGATCAATGGAGGTTTTAACTCTCTGCAAATTTTCCATTTGCCTGGAATATGAAAAAATAGGCAATATGTATTTTTCAATGTGTGAAAATCTTTTGTACAGATGCACTTTTCAGTGACCAATGTAATGAAATAACATTAAGTCTTACTGTTGCATGGTTCTCTGCGCACTTCGTCCTTTTAGGGGGGAATTACACATACAGCAGATCAGAATGACAGCTTTAAAAATGCtaatcaaagcaaaaaaaaaacggGTAGGCCTACTTACTTCTTGTTATCACAATACTAACAAACACCCCAAGACCAACCAGCAGCAAGCATCCCAGAGCAGTAATAAACATCAGAAGACCGGAATTCTTTAGGAGAAATTTTCTCTCAGCCTGACCAAGTGAGTTCACAGCCTGGCAAGTGTACACATCCTGGTCAGAGAAGGGGACTGAACTGATGACTTTGTAGTTGCTGTTGTCATATTTCGTTATTGGAACATTTTCCAAGGCACCAGATGCAGAGAACCATTTCACCTCTGGTAATGGTTTCCCTTGAGTAATGCATGTCAGCATCTCACCCTGATCTGTGGCCTCTGAATCCAGTGCTAGGCTGATGATCTGTGCTGGAGCTACTCAgtggacaaacacacatacacacacacacacacacacaaatgtagcTCATTAATTTCATCTGTACTtacagtggcccccaaaagtatttggacacttaagccacacttataCTTATATGAATGTCCATGCATCAgataaaatatcaaatcaagtgacatttattttaaatggatcAGTTAACTGAAAAAAAGGAGTTAGTtctaagaaaatataaaaaaattttttagtgCAATGAAGTTTGGACAAAGATTCAGTtttgaaattgtgttttccaggcctcgaaaagaaatagaaatttaaaaaagtaattaaaattatatcagTAAAaccctgtaaaaaatatatatttgcagctataaaatatttcatttaaaagaaaatgtgctCAAAGTGCAATCTATAGGAAATTATTGTGGGAAAAAAAAACGTATTCAGTAATCACAAACCAAAGGAAAAGTCAAGAAAAGCCAGTGGTCAAAATGTATAGGAACTCTGCCGTGTGGCTTAAGTGCCCCAATACTTGTTGTATTTGTTTCAAGACAGCAGACAGTacagattgtatttatttatatatatcataTGTACAATAAATATCAGCCCCTCTCTCACCAGTGATATAAAGCAATGTGCCACTCCCATTCTGAAAACGATTATAAGTTAACTCCACCCTGCAGAAGTACCGTGTATTATCAGTAAACTGCAAGTCAGTGATACCCAAGGAAATGTCTCCTTTCCTGGGGTTACCATGAAGAAAGAAACGCTTTGGTGGTGTGGCATCAGAGCAGTTGTCTTGCCCATTTGTCTTGTTCCACAAAGAGCATTTAAAAAAAGCTGGGGTTTTATAGCTATCCTTCATCCAAATGACATTGATGCTGCcgttgtaaatattttgttttggatGTGTGAAAACACAGGGGAGAACCACACTTTGACCCATGGAGCCATTGACCAGAGCCTGCACAGTCATCGTCCAGCGTGATGAACATGTTGAATCTGCAGATGAGAAGAGAACATTGTCATCAGTTACTTACAATATTTAACTGTTACAAGATGTGTCCGATACCTTAAAAAAAATCCTGGACTTGTTTTCAAtggttacatttctttttttaattttgcataGATTTTTAGATCTCTtagaatcataaaaaaaaaaaaaaaaaaagtttaccttTGAAGGAACAAATTAAAGGAAGTAAACCAAGTAAAAGCATCTTCAGAGAAAATATTATGGTCTCACGGACAGACACTATATAATGAAAGTATGCTGGCTAAATAAGAGGGTAAGGAATGACCAAAAGAAGGAACCGTGTACCAAAATACCTTTTAGGGAATTGGTAAGTAGGAAGTTTCCCTTGAACAATCATTTGTTAAGTTTTAAGATTCCATATGCTGTATACCATATGAGGCTGGAAATTATTCTAACATCACTAGCATTTTATTCATGCAGCATACTGCTGTTATTTATAAACAGAGCCTTCTGTATATGGGTCATTGtcaaataaggttgtccaaggTGATAAAAATAAGATATATATTCAAATCTATTTTAAACATGAGTCAGGTTagtagaaatgtatttattgtgtccatttggttttatatttgaaaaacatttatagcatttgctccaaaaaaaaaatattaattgaatgactttaaatgtaaaaagaaaatattaagaaacTTTCTTGTGCCTTAACGTAAACATTTCAAaagatttattgattttttttttttttttacatcacacaGTTATTAGGGTCTAAAGGAGTCCTCTCTGCTTTATGgatccctatctgtcactcaccaGATGTTGTGTCGgagtagtgacactagaggtcgctctTGGGGGacccaaacacctcagatctttgagaaaaggccaatgagaaatggcAAGTGGAAttggcatgccactcccctgCACATACGGGTATacaaggagctggcttgcaaccacacgttcagatattttcttcggagccgagcggttgattCAGCTGTACTTCTCTACCGGTCCATTCACCTTGAAACAAGCaaattgctgttggatatacgccgCATTTCAGCAGCTTTTTCTCCTTCTGCAGCAGTTGCTGGGCACTTCTACAGCTTAAAAGAGcatatatatttatgcaaaaagtgtatatttcctctAATTGAGCAAACAAATTGATGTGAACAACTTTCTAAAGATGCGTCTtattaaagatgcccttccgtctttgtgtagTTTATGGCTGCATCGGCGACCGCCTTGGTGATGCCGGACGCCAAGGAATCGACTGGGCTAGCGGCTGAATGaatggttgtgagccagctctttttatatctgtatgtcatGCAAactccactcaccaattctcactggccttttctcaaatatctgaggtgtttggggctcccaagagtgacacctagtgtcactacatcgacacaacgtctcgttgtgAATGAAATGATAATTCTTCTTTTCAAAAAAATAAGTTATATAAAATTATCTCTGAACAATTcgtttcttgttcacaccagatttgaatttattattaatttatataattattataattttctacaatttgcacaatgactaaatgcacatggcttgctgaaCAAAACTGATGAGTTGACTCTCAGTGAAATTGACACACTATTCaaaacttctaaacattctttcatcttGTGAGCCATCTCTTGCGAaatgatccattcaattatcaaaatctgtcagacatacatgtatattccataaTTATCTAAGACATGGAATGTATGTGatgtctgctaaatctctggccagaCCAACAAGAGCGACAGGATGTTTTCCCGGTAAACTTGTACCTACTATTGAAATTGGTATCTAAAAAGcttgttttgggtgagttactacattttgcagacatgcaatggAGTTGTCATGTCctataaaacagttgtgacaattgcaatTACAGTTTAGGGAATGTTAAGATTGTTTAAAGAAAATTAGCCAaagtgattgagaaaaactgtatttatttgtatatttatttactcTCTCCAGAATTTTTTTTGACTTAATGTCCctgaaaaaaaacatcaaaatgactttgaaattGAAAAACATGTTCATCAGGTGTATTCAAGTCACTGTTTGTTTTGAATAACTTCAAATACGTGTCACGTAATTAACCTGGATACACTCTAAACTCTTCATCAGGATTATTGTCACTTTTATCCTTAAGATTGTTTGCTTTTAAAATGTTCTGTCTTATATTCTTAAAGGACTGTAAGAGACCTGTCATGGTTGCAATTACATTTCAGTATGCAGGTCTTTAATTCAGATATAATTTAATAGCACATTTAAAGTTtgcaaatggatggatggatggatgggtgggtggatggatggatggatggatggatggatggatggatggatggatggatggatggatggatggatagatagatagatagatagatagatagatagatagatagatagatagatagatagatagatagatagatagatagatagatagacagaatacAGGAATTAGCCTAAAGACTGCAGGACTGAGTAGTGTGTCTCCCTCTGACTCTGTGTGATGTGTGATGGTGAGTCAGGAATGGGCACATGTTGCTTGTAGATGTTGAAACTTTTCATACTGCACCATAAATCCAGAACGTCTGCAATGGCCTCACAGCAGTTCAGTGTAACCCTGGTTCTGTTGCTGCTCCTTCACACAGCAGGTGAGAAAATTCAAATTCAAGACACATTAAATATATGATGGAGCATATTTTGATAAAACGTATCATCAGTTTAAACTTTATAAACAATGTGACCTCTTGTAACTTGTTTCCGTAGCTAAAGCCAAAGATAATGATGGCTGGTCCATGAAAGCACCCACTGAGGTCCGGGCGATTGATGGGTACCCTGTAGTGCTGCCCTGCTCCTTTACTCACCCACAACACACCCATCCCTCCTCCATGCATGTGGTGTGGACCCTGGGCCATGGACGGGCTGCCACTGTTCTCTTCCGCTGTTCAAGCCTGAACAACAGCCAGCACTGCCAATCAAAGCCCGACCAGGACCAGCGCTACCGTATGGAGGGCAACCACAGAAATCATGACATCTCACTCAGGataaacagtgcaaccttggagGACAGTGGCCGCTATTACTGTCACGTGGAGTTACCTGGGCACCATCATACAATCGTTGAGAACACACTGGGAACCCGCCTTCGAGTAGAGGGTAGGAAAACAATAGTaaactgtttaaataaaatatacaattttcaaaattcatatattcaattatatattcataatcatCATAATTCAAGCTGTTGTGTCTTGGAGAGAGGTCGGTGTGTTTAAAGGAATCATTAATCCACCAACAAAAATGCTGtcctatttactcaccctcatgcagtttaactttcttctgttgaacacaaaaggagatgttaggcagaatgacagtctcagtcaccatttgcaaTCATTGCATAGAAAAAAGGAGCAATGTCAACATTCTACAAaccactgaagaaagtaagtcataatggtttggaatggcatgagggtgattaaatgatgagagaatttacattgttgggtaaactatccctttgacACATTGTATCAGTGTATATTTACGGTGACCGTAAAAATACATATGTTAGAAATACCGTACTACCATACAACATTTTGAACttttgtagtttttttatttactatttctgtcacaacattaaaaccatattgtgtaggtccccctcatgccaccaaaactgtGCCaacatgctattcttctcaccacaattgtacagagctgttatctgatttaccatagactttgtcagttcaaaacagtctggccattctctgttgacctctcacatcaacaaggcatttctaactgccactcactggatgttttttgttttttgcaccattctgagcatattatagagactgttgtggacTGTCCTGTCCcaggggatcagcagttacagaaatactcaaactagcccggctggcaccaacaatcatccatgtgattatctaatcatccaattatgtagcagcagtgcaatgcttaaaatcatgcagataagggtcaggagcttcagttgatgttctcacaaaccatcagaatggggaaaaaagggagcatggcatgattgttgatgccagattaATTCTGCTTACCATTTTTTAAGAATTGTTTGAGAAACAGTATGAATTATGCAGCAATGAACTTTTTAAACAGTAGTGCTACACTGTTGTCACATGGCATCATTATGTGCATATTTTTGATGTGCATCTAATATAATTTTGGAaatataaaactttattttttattggtattcaatcttaaaggaatattcctggttcaatacaagtttaatcgacagaatttgtagcTAAATGTTGATtgatccttttctgcatattgctgccCCCTTTGGCATTTCGAGGCACTgatttgtggcccattctgcataacgcagagGCTCATTTCAGCTGCACCTGatcgccccaaagtgcgtcggcacaCTAGGAAAAAGGTCGGTTTGCCAGATTGCCAATCCAGCCCTGagtataaacaaaataatacaaatacattacattattatggGAGCACACAaacaaagcattgattagacagtACAAACTGAGACATTAGAAGTatatttattgtttcttttatttccatatcatcgAACATCAATGGCCAACTGTAGAGAGCAAtctattttgcaattaaatttgtCAATCTCGCACGGACCCATTACGACTGTGTCAGACGAACAGAGCATCTCACTTGTTTTCAGTGTCTCGCGCCTAAATGCAGAACGAGCTGCTCTCGCTGGTTTGATGAGGTGCAGTGCAGTACAGCCAAAAGCTGAGGCTATGTTGACTGCCCCCTCCTGCCCCAGATTCGTAAAAACATTAAAGCTCTGTACACACATGCAATGACTTCCAACGACAAAGTGACTagttctcattcattttcaatgagaactGGCGACTTCTGGTGACAAAAGTGACAGAGAATTCTGGCTACTATATGTGGTATGGTGAGCGAtaagacaaagttgagaaaaattttactttatgcaaatgaggagcaACTTTCGGAAGTGGCATCCAATAGGAGTGAAGACGGTGTTCACTGGAGCTCACGTCACCCATCTCCTTCGACTACTTggacttcctgttcctgttgctgacAGCATGTTGCACAAGTCTTTGTaacttgctagcctgcttagcattgcttattcttatacatttataattttatcCTTTTGccgtttcaggtttttccgcttTCTGCTGTTTCATCTATGTTTAATACTGCGTACACCAGTTtctgtagtttttttttcttacttttttctgcttgtctacatctcgcTCTCGACTCTGTGCATTcgtttttctccactgtgttttacatggatctcaaacatctgctgattaggatccacatcgatctcaaaccctcaccactcaagaacaacaaacaattgcggtaagtcatggcatccgctcatgttattgcttcccACATTACATGCCACaagtttactatagcttcttccatcaacagtgagggatttacatgtgatgaatgtaaggaattagtcagacttaaggagaaggttaatgagttagagacatgcactctagcactagtggaggtcagtgagtaagagaagccggtagatactgtttcggattcGGGTAGTACggcaaccaacacacacactttggtacTGGCTGAAGAGCCCCCACAGCAGGGTAATTGGGTGACGTCTctgtggcatactcgctcagcaaagtgacatccctctcccattcctgttagggtttccattCAATTATCCCCGCTGAGTGATGCACCcattgagaatcatgttgaaagagccctaataattggtgattctattgtaaggaaagtGGAAATAGAGACTACATCCAgcattgtaaaatgcattttgggGGCTCAGGCATCTAACAACAGATAACATTTACAAGTGCTGGATTAtcctaaatgtagattttctaaaattgttattcatgtcggcactaatgatgtctggcttcgccagtcggggatcactagagataatgttaaagaggtgtggaaacttgcaaaaatgatgccagatactgtaatatgctctggcccctccCTGCTCATAATGGTGaagaggtttatagtagattagtgtcactgaacaaCTGGATGTTTGAGTGGTGTCTGGAgcatagcataggatttatagacaattggaagagtttttggggtagacgtGCCCTGCTAAAAAAGAGACGGACaacatccctccagggaaggtgaaACTCTCCTCTCTTGTAATTTGACTcaaagtcttaataatgatagtatttgactaactgggccCCAGGTCAGGAAgaagacaaactggttaatctgaacatctgctagctgccttgaggcGTCACATAGGTTACATAAACTACAACAGATACAAggctgtatcacctagatatcacatagagactgtgtctgttccccaaactactacaaaaaaattattaatgcgttcatgacctcaagactagattattgtaatgcatttctgTGAGAATGTCcagtaataaatgtataaataaataaatacattttaaatggttcaaaatgcagctgccagagtgctgactagaaccaagaaaaattatcatattagcccaattttattgttgttacattggctaACTGTTACATTTCGAattcattttaaattctgttaaaatcatacaaagctttgaatggactagctccacagtacttaggtgactgacatgctatattctgtcacgttcattacgatctggctttttaataattccaagaatatcaaaatccacaaaaggaggtagatccttttcatacttggctTCTAAACTATGGAATGGTCTTCCTAACAATctttgggatgcagacacactcactcagtttaaatctagactaaatTATCAACTATTTAGATAGGcatgcacctaatttatccttcaactcacaaatAGGCTGCTTTACTCAGGTCTGCTAGAACCAGAAAcgttgatcatgatctataactctgcataaatggcatctacgctaatattattctatttgtatctAATGATTCATATCAGAGCCTGCcggatccagctccgttcctgcttggtgtcggacaccagtgctatgtgtcgctgagagatgacgacaaactacagcctAATTAGACATcacttgcatctatgtgaacatctGCAGTCAATCCAGGACATTAGTCATTTATCTTAAAgttctttaaaacaaattatatttttatttttaaaacactgtacCTTAACATTTACATAATtcacaaatttaaaaccatgactaggactgcacataaataactaatattggcattacattcatgttgtttagccagaggggaactggcccccacagtgatccTGGTTAAATAAcctctcaaggttatttttctccattaaacaacatcttatggagttttgtgtcccttgccacagtcgccttcagcttgctcacaagggctctaaatacaattattcaattatttaatttctat harbors:
- the si:dkey-11p23.7 gene encoding V-set and Ig domain-containing protein encodes the protein MLKLFILHHKSRTSAMASQQFSVTLVLLLLLHTAAKAKDNDGWSMKAPTEVRAIDGYPVVLPCSFTHPQHTHPSSMHVVWTLGHGRAATVLFRCSSLNNSQHCQSKPDQDQRYRMEGNHRNHDISLRINSATLEDSGRYYCHVELPGHHHTIVENTLGTRLRVEAAPHILDLSAEGSEESGFKALCHIQGSPLPDVQWIAPDGVVDGDTTFSLAQEAIGQYRTSSQLLDIKPGGQYTCTASNSLGKDQATLYILHPSPGKSTTKNYSFLLVLLLALALGTKLLLAFGVGVWVIRRTLRTSSVIN